TTGACCAGCCCGTCGTTGCCCTCCCCGTGCAGGTCGCCGCGCGAGGAGTCCTTGATGTCCACGACCCCGACGCGCACGTCGTGTCCGGCCTCCCGCGCCTGCGCCTCGGTCAGGCCCACCGCGCCGACCTCGGGGTAGGTGAACGTCACGCGCGGCACCGCGGAGTAGTCCGCCGCGGGGCCCTCCTCGCCCAGGAGCTGGCGGATGACGACGGCCGCCTGGTACTTCGCGACGTGGGTGAACAGGCCCTTGCCGACGACGTCGCCCAGCGCCCACAGCCCCTCGACGGTCGCGCCGTCGTCGTCCCGCACGCGCAGGTGGTCGTCGACGTCGACGAACGTCCGGTCCTCGGTGTCGATCCCGACGGACTCCAGGCCGATGGCGGGCAGTCCCGTGTCGCGGCCGGCGGCGACCAGCAGCCGCTCGGCCCGGACCTCCTCGCCGTCGACGGTCAGGACGAAGCCGTCGTCGCGGTGCGTGACGCGGCTGATCCCGACCCCGGAGCGGACGGTCATCCCGTCACGCCGCAGCACGTCGGCCATGAGCGCGGAGACCTCGGGCTCCTCCTTGGCCAGGATGCGCTCCCCGGCCTCGAGCAGCGTCACGTCCACCCCGAAGCGGGCGAAGGCCTGGGCCAGCTCGCACCCGATCGGGCCGGCACCGACCACCGCCATCGTGCGCGGCAGGTCGGTGACCTTGACGATGTCGCGGTTGGTCCAGAACGGCGTGTCCGCGAGCCCGTCGATCGGCGGCGCGGCCGGCGAGGTGCCGGTGGCGAGCAGCACCGCCCTGCTCGCGGAGTACGGCGTGCCGTCGACCTCGACGCTGCGGGCGCCGGTCAGCCGTGCCTCGCCGTGGAGGACGGTCGCGCCGCGCTCCTGCAGCCGCTCGACGGACGCGGTGTCGTCCCACCCGTGGGTGCCCCTCGCGACCCGCCGGGCGACCGCCTTCCAGTCGGGTCGGACGTCGCACTCCCCCGAGACGCCGGGGGCGTGACGGGCCTCGACCACCGCGGTGGCGCCGCGCATCATCAGCTTGCTGGGCACGCAGCCGTAGTAGGGGCACTCACCCCCGGCCAGGTGCTTGTCGACCGCGAGCACCGACAGCCCCGCCCCGGCCAGCTTGTTGGCGGCGAACTCGCCGCCGGGTCCGAGTCCCACGACGATCACGTCGTACGCGTCCCCCACAGGCGTCCTCATGGGGACACCCTGCCAGGTAGGTCAGACGCGGTGGGTGCCGTCGCGCAGGATCGCGCCGAGGATGCCGTTGACGAACGCCGGGGAGTCGTCGGTCGAGAGCTCGGTGACCAGGTCGACCGCTTCGTCGATGGCGACCTCGTCGGGGACGTCGGTGTGCCGCATCTCGTAGACCGCGAGACGCAGCGCGTTGCGGTCGACCGCCGGCATGCGGGTCAGCGACCAGTCCCGGGAGTAGCGCGAGAGCAGCTCGTCGATCTCCTCCTGGTGGTCGACGACCCCGCGCACGAGCTCGACGGTGTAGCCCGCCACCGGCGGGTCCTGGTCGTCGAGCCGCTGCTGCAGGGTGCCGTCGAGCGACAGCCCGCGGACCTCGCTCTCGAAGAGCACGGTCAGGGCGCGGGACCGCGCCTTGCTCCGGGAGGAGCGGTGGGGGCGTTGCTCGGCCACGCTCGTGCTCAGCTGACCCGGCCGAGGTAGCTGCTGTCGCGGGTGTCGACCTTGACGCGCTCCCCGGTCGTGATGAACAGCGGGACCTGGATGGTGTGCCCGGTCTCGAGCGTCGCGGGCTTGGTGCCACCGGTGGAGCGGTCGCCCTGCAGGCCGGGCTCGGTGTAGGTGACCTCGAGCTCGACCGAGGCCGGGAGCTCGAGGTAGAGGACGCGGCCCTCGTTGGTGGCCACGATCGCCTCCTGCTGCTCGAGCAGGAAGTTCTTCGCCTCTCCCACGGTCTCGGGGTCGATCTCGAGCTGGTCATAGGTGCCCGAGTCCATGAAGACGTAGTTGGTGCCGTCGTTGTAGAGGTACTGCATCGTGCGCTTGTCGACGTTGGCGACCTCGACCTTGACGTCGGCGTTGAACGTCTTGTCCACGGACTTGCCGGACTCGATGTTCTTCAGCTTGGTGCGGACCACCGCGCCGCCCTTGCCGGGCTTGTGGTGCTGGAACCAGATGACCTGCCAGAGCTGGCCGTCCAGGTTGAGCACCATGCCGTTCTTCAGGTCGTTCGTGGTCGCCATGCGCGCAGGAGCCTCTTCAGTACGTCGGGGGTCGGGCAGCGCCCCAGCCTACCGGTGGCCCGCCGTGCCGGACGAACCGCGACCCGTAGCCTGACCCGGTGACCTGGTTCGACTCCCCCGCGGATGCCACCGAGCGGCTGCACGGCGCCGGCTACCTCGCCGACGACGCCACCGCCACCACCGTCTTCCTCGCGGGCCGGCTGGAGAAGCCGCTGCTCGTCGAGGGGCCCGCGGGGGTGGGCAAGACCGAGCTGGCCAAGGCGGTCGCGCGCGCCACCGGTGCCGAGCTCGTGCGGCTCCAGTGCTACGAGGGGCTCGACGAGGCCCGCGCGCTCTACGAGTGGAACTACAAGAAGCAGCTCCTGCGCATCCAGGCCACCAGCGACGACCAGGCCTGGGAGCAGACCCACGACGAGATCTTCACCGACGAGTTCCTGCTCACCCGCCCGCTGCTCGGCGCGATCCTCCGCGAGGAGCCGACGGTCCTGCTCATCGACGAGGTCGACAAGACCGACGTCGAGGTCGAGGGCCTGCTGCTCGAGGTGCTCAGCGACTTCCAGGTGACCATCCCCGAGCTCGGCACCGTGGCCGCCGTACGCCGGCCGTTCGTGGTGCTGACCTCCAACGCCTCGCGGGAGCTGTCGGAGGCGGTCAAGCGGCGCTGCCTGTTCCTCCACCTCGACTACCCCGACGCCGAGCGCGAGCGCGAGATCGTCACCTCGCACGTCCCCGAGGCCGCCGAGCGGCTCACGCGTCAGCTGGTCGACCTGGTCGGCACGCTGCGCGAGCTCGACCTCAAGAAGGCACCCTCGATCAGCGAGTCGGTCGACTGGGCGCGCACCCTGGTCGCCCTCGAGGTCGCCGACCTCGACCAGCACGCGGTCGAGCGCACGCTGGGCGTCGTGCTCAAGCACTCCTCCGACCAGACCAAGGCGGTCGCGGCCCTGCGCAACCACCACGCGGGCACCCGGCCCGGCGCGCCCCGGCGACGGTAGGGACGCCGACCCGTGGCGCTGCTCGAACGGCACCTCGCCTTCATCGAGGCCCTGCGCGAGGCCGGTGTCCCGGTCTCCTTGGCCGAGGACCTCGACTCGGTCGTGGCCGTCGAGCAGGTCGGCCTCGGCGACCGCGAGACCCTGCGGGCCGGGCTGGCTGCGACCCTGCTCAAGCGGCAGACCCACCGAGGGCTGTTCGACGCGATCTTCGACCTCTACTTCCCCGCCCTGGTGGGGTCGGGCTGGCGCGGCGGGCCGCTCGACGGCAGCGAGCCGGCACCACCTGCGGACGCAGCCCCCGAGCGCGGCGCCGACGACGCCCTCGCCGAGCTCCGCCAGGCGATGGCCGACGCGCTGGCGGACGGCGACCAGGACGCCATCCGCCTGCTCGTGCGCGAGGCCGTGGAGCAGTACGGCGCGATGCCCGGCCGGGGCGAGGGGCTGTCCTCGTGGTCGTCGTACAACACCGTGCAGCAGCTCTCCCTCGACGGGCTGGTTCTGCGCGTCGCGCGGGCGCTGATGGAGGGCAGCGACGACCGCGACCCGCGCTCGGAGGAGGTCTCGATGCTGACCGCGGCCAACCGGGTCGCGAGCCTCCAGCGGCAGGTCGAGGCCGACGTGCGCCGACGCATCGCGGAGGAGAAGGACCCCGACCACGTCGCGCGCACCACCCTGCGGCCCAGCCTCGACCAGCTGCCGTTCCTCAACGCGCGCCGCGACGACCTCGAGGAGCTGCGGCGCCAGATCTACCCCCTCGCCCGGCGCCTCGCGACGCGACTGGCCCGCGAGCAGCACGCGCGACGGCGCGGCCCGCTGGACTTCCGGCGCACCATCCGCGCCTCCATGGCCACCGGTGGGGTGCCCATCACCACCCACCACAGGCCGAGGCGGCCGCACCGCACCGAGCTGGTCGTGCTGTGCGACGTGAGCGGGTCGGTGGCCAACTTCGCGAGCTTCACGCTCCTGCTCGTCTACGCGCTGCGCGAGCAGTTCACCAAGGTGCGGGCGTTCACCTTCGTCGACGACATCCGGGAGGTCACCGACGACTTCGTCCCCGGGGCCGACCCCGCCGAGACCATGCTGCGGCTCGCCGAGTCCGCGCGGCACGCCTCACGGTGGGGCCGCACCAACTACGGGCGCGCGCTGAGTCGCTTCGTCGAGGACCACCCCGACGCGGTCGGTCCCCGCACCAGCCTGCTCGTCCTCGGCGACGCGCGGTCGAACTACTCCGACCCCGGCCTCGAGGTCCTGCGCGAGCTGGTCGCGACCGCCCGCCACGCCTGGTGGCTCAACCCCGAGCACCGGCGCCAGTGGGGCACCGGCGACTCCGCGGCCCCGGAGTATGCCGAGATGATCGACATGGTCGAGTGCCGCAACCTCACCCAGCTGAGCGAGTTCGTGCACGACCTGGTCTGAGGTCCGCGCGGTCAGCCGTTGATGCTGGCGATGCCGGCCATCACGAGGATGACCGAGGGGATGCCGAAGACGAGCGTGCCGAGCCAGCCGGTGACCAGCCCCGCGGTCGCCACGCCCTCACCGCCCAGGCGGCCACCCGAGGAGCGGATCTCCCGCCGGGCCCGGCCGCCCAGGATGATCGCCGGGATGCCGGTGAAGAAGGCGCAGCCGGTCAGCGACAGGATCCCGCAGACCAGCGCCGCGACCGCCGGGCCGTGCAGCGAGGACGTCGGGTGGCTGGACTGCGCGTGGGTCACGCTGCCGTCGGAGAGGTAGGAGCGGAACTCGCGGTGCTCGGTCCACTGCTCGCCGTCCCACCAGCGCAGGCGGCCCGGCTCGGCGGAGTCGGGGTACCACCCCGCCGGGGGCGACCCGGTCACCGCGGCGTCCGCGGGCGTACGGCGGCGAAGGCCTGCTCGAGCAGGTCGGTCGAGGGCCCCTCGAGGACGACGGGCCGAGCGACGCCCTCCAGCACCACGAACCGCAGCAGGTCGCCGCGCGACTTCTTGTCCAGCCGCATCGACGCGAGCAGGTCGCCCCACGGCGCGCCGTCGTACGACGTGGGGAGGCCGACCGCGGACAGCAGGTCGGCGTGACGGGCGGCCGTGACGTCGTCGAGACGACCGGCGAGGCGGGCCAGCTCGGCGACGAAGACCATGCCGATCGAGATCGCGGCACCGTGGCGGTAGCGGTAGCTCTCGGCACGCTCGATCGCGTGCCCGAGGGTGTGGCCGTAGTTGAGCGCCTCGCGACCGGGGTGGCCGGCAGCGCCGCCGGTCTCCTTGAAGTCACCGGCGACGACGTCGAGCTTGACCTGGATGGCCCGCTCGACGAGCTCCCGCTGCTCCTCGGAGCCGACGCGCATCGCCGTGGCGGGCGACCGCTCGACGATCGAGAGGATCTCGGGGTCGGCGATGAAGCCGCACTTGACCACCTCGGCCATGCCGCTGACCAGCTCGTTGCGCGGCAGGGTCTCCAGCGTCGACAGGTCGCACAGCACCCCGGCGGGGTGGTGGAACGAGCCGACGAGGTTCTTGCCCTCGTCGGTGTTGATGCCGGTCTTGCCACCGACCGCGGCGTCGACCATGCCCAGCAGGGTCGTGGGCACGTGGACCACCTCGACGCCACGCAGCCAGGTCGCCGCGACGAAGCCGCCGAGGTCGGTGGCCGAGCCGCCGCCCAGCGTGACGACCGCGTCGGAGCGGGTGAAGCCGGCCTGACCCAGGACCGACCAGCAGAACTCCGCGACCCGGGCGGTCTTGGCGGTCTCGCCGTCGGGGACCTCGATCCCGTGGGCGGCGAAGCCTGCTGCGTCGAGCGCGTGCCGCAGCGCGCGGGCCCGGTCGGCCATCGCGGTCGGGTGGATGACCGCCACCCGGACCACCCCGTCGCCGAGGAGCGCCGGGAGCCGGTCGGTCAGGTGGTGCCCGACCACGACGTCGTACGACGTGTCGCCCTGCAGGCGCAGCGTGGTGGCGCTCACGCGCCCTCCTCCGCCTCGACCCACGCCCGCACCTCGTCGGCGACCTCGTCGGCCGGACGCCCGTCGGTGTCGACGACGTGCGAGGCGACGGCGGCGTAGATCGGCAGCCGCTCGGTCAGGATCGTCTTGATCCGCGAGCGGATGTTGCCGACCAGGAGCGGGCGCCCCTGGCCGAGCCCGACCCGCTTGGCGGCGTCGGCCAGGCCGACGTTGAGGAACACCACGCGCTGGCCGACGAGCACCTCACGGGTCCCGGGGTCCATCACCGCTCCCCCGCCGAGCGCCAGGACGCCGGTGTGCTCACGGACCGCCGCGCGCACCGCGGCCCGCTCGCGGTCGCGGAAGTAGGGCTCCCCCAGCTCGATGAAGATCTCCTGGACGCTGCGGCCCTCCTGGGCCTCGACGTCCTGGTCGGTGTCACGGACCTCGCAGCCCCAGGCCTGCGCCAGCAGGTCGGCGACAGTGGTCTTGCCGGCCCCCATGGGACCGATCAGGACGACGCGCGGGCCGTGCGGCTCGGTCACCGGAACCTCAGCGTCTCGAGGTAGGACTCGACGTTGCGGCGGGTCTCCCCCACCGAGTCGCCGCCGAACTTCTCCAGCACGGCCTCGGCGAGCACGAGCGCGACCATCGCCTCGGCGACCACCCCGGCGGCCGGCACGGCGCAGACGTCGGAGCGCTGGTGGTGGGCGACCGTGGCCTCGCCGGTCGCGACGTCGACGGTGCGCAGCGCGCGGGGCACGGTCGCGATCGGCTTCATCGCGGCCCGGACCCGCAGGGTCTCGCCGGTGGTCATGCCGCCCTCGGTGCCCCCCGACCGCCCGGAGGTACGGCGGATGCCCTCGTCGGTGCCGACGATCTCGTCGTGCGCCCGGGAGCCGGGGACCTCGGCGAGCCCGAAGCCGTCGCCGACCTCGACGCCCTTGATCGCCTGGATGCCCATGAGCGCCCCGGCGAGCCGGGCGTCGATGCGGCGGTCCCAGTGCACGTGGGAGCCGAGGCCCGGCGGCAGCCCGTGGACCACGACCTCGACGACGCCGCCGAGGGTGTCGCCGTCCTTGTGGGCCTGGTCGATCTCGGCGACCATCGCCTTGCTCGCGTCGGCGTCGAGGCAGCGGACCGGGTCGTCGTCGAGGTGGGCCAGGTCGGCCTTGGTCGGCACCGAGCCGTAGGGCGCGGTGGCCTGGCCGATCCGCACCACGTGCGAGACGATCTCGGCCCCGGTGGCCTGCTCGAGGAAGGCCGACGCGACGGCCCCGAGCGCCACGCGCGCGGCGGTCTCGCGGGCGGAGGCGCGCTCGAGGATCGGGCGGGCCTCGGGGAAGTCGTACTTCTGCATGCCGACCAGGTCGGCGTGGCCCGGGCGCGGCCGGGTCAGGGCGGCGTTGCGGGCCGAGCCCTCGAGCTCGTCGGCCGGGACGGGGTCGGCCGACATCACCTTCTCCCACTTGGGCCACTCGGAGTTGCCGATGCGCAGCGCGACGGGCCCGCCCTGGGTCTCGCCGTGGCGGATGCCGCCGACCACCTCGAGCTCGTCGGCCTCGAACTTCATCCGTGCGCCGCGGCCGTAGCCGAGCCGCCGGCGCGCGAGCGCGTCCTGGATGTCGGCGGAGGTGACGCGGACGTGGGCGGGCAGGCCCTCCAGCACGGCGACCAGCGCCGGGCCGTGGGACTCTCCCGCAGTGAGCCAACGAAGCATGCGCTCAGTCTCTCAGCCGCCGAGGTAGGCCCTCGCGACGGTCTCGCCCCACACGACCCCGATGACCGCGCCGACGAACATGAACGGCCCGAACGGGTAGGACCGGCGCTCGACCACGCGCAGCACCGAGAGCAGGCCACCACCCAGTCCGCCGACCAGGAAGCCGGCGTAGATCCCGACCAGCAGGGGGCCCCAGCCGAGGTAGCCCAGCGCGATGCCCAGCACCCCGGAGAGCCGGACGTCGCCGTAGCCCATGCCGCGCGGGTAGACCAGCCACATCAGCACGAACGTGCCGCCGGCCACGAGCCACCCGAGAGCCGCGCGGCGCAGGTCGTCCCAGTCCCGGCCGGGGACCGCCGCAGCGACCGCGAGGACCACCACCACGGCGTACGACGGCGCGATCACCTTGGTGGGCAGCAGTCGCGTGCGCCAGTCGACCAGGGACAGGGCGACGCCGACCGGCGCGAGGTAGGCCAGGAACAGCAGCGGGGTGGCGAGCCCGACCGACCAGCCCAGGACGGCGCCGACGACGGCGGTCGCGACCGCGCACCTCCAGGCGAGCCCGGGGAGCGCCGCGATGTCGGCGTAGAGCTCCTTCGGCGCCTCCGGGGCGGGCGCGGGCTCCTCGGGCGGGGCGGTCGTGTCGGTCTCGTCGCGGTGGTGCGCCGACGGGTCCTGGTCGGGCTCGGGCTCGGGGTCGGGCTCGGGGTCGGGCTCGGGGATCGCACGGACGAGCACCGGCACGAACCACCCGGTCACGGCCCCCAGCACGGCCATGAGCAGCGCGGCGGCCAGGGACGAGGACACCTGCGGAGCCTAGCGACGGGAGTCGGCGCGGCGGGCCAGCTCGGCGCGACCCGCCTCGCGCAGCACACCCACCTCGACGCGCTGCCCGGTCATCAGGGCGACCTGGAGGGCCGCCTGGTGGGCGAGCAGGTCGAGCCCGTCGACCAGCGGCAGCCCGACGGACAGCGTGGTCTCGGCCAGCGGCGTGGGCCACGGGTCGTAGACGACCTCGAACACCGCGCCGACCTGGGCCGCCGCCGACAGCACCCCGGAGGTCTGCGCCTCGGCGGGGATCGTGCTGACCAGCAGGTCGGCGTCGACGACGCGGCGCTCGAGGTCGTCGAGCCGGGCGACGGTGAGCAGGGGCGGGGTCGGGTGCCGGTGGACGGCCTCCACGGTCGCGACCGCCCGCGCGGGGTCGCGGACCAGCAGGGTGGCGTGGCTGCAGCCGAGGTCGGCCAGCCCCAGCAGGACCGAGGCGGCCGTGGCTCCCCCACCGAGCACGATCGCGGAGTCCGGCGACCCGCCGAGCCGCTCGCGCAGCGCCCCGACCACCCCCGGGACGTCGGTGTTGTCACCGACCCGGCGGCCCCCCTCGAGCACGACGGTGTTGGCGCCCCCCGCGAGCCTCGCCGTGTCCGAGACCTCGTCGAGCAGCGGCATCACCGCGCGCTTGAGCGGCATGGTCAGCGACAGCCCGTGCCAGGAGTCGTCGAGCCCCTCGAGGTACGCCGCCAGGTCGTCCTCGCCGACGTCGTGGGCGTCGTACTCCCAGTCGAGGCCGAGCGCGGCGTAGGCGGCCCGGTGCAGCGCGGGCGACAGCGAGTGCGCGATCGGTCGACCGAGCACCCCGCAGCGTCGGCGCCCGGGGCCGGGCCCGCTCAGCACCGGTCGGACCCGGCGCAGAACTTCGCCAGGTCGTTGTTCTTCCACGACAGGAACTGGTCGTAGTCCTTGGTGAACCTGGTCTCGCCGGTGTCGAGGTTGACCGTCACGTAGTAGATCCAGTCACCCGGGGTGGGGTCGGCGGCCGCCGCGATGGCCTCGTCGCCGGGCGCCTCGATCGGGGTCGGCGGGAGGCCGGGGTACTTGCGGGTGTTGTAGGGCGAGTCGACCTGGAGGTCCTCGGTGGTCAGGCCCAGGCCCAGGTCGCGCCCGAGGGCGTAGTTGACCGTGGCGTCGATCTGCAGCAGCTTGTCGGTCGCGTTGGTCTCGAGGCGGTTGTAGATCACCCGCGCGACCTTGCCGCGGTCCTGGTCGCGGTTGGCCTCGGACTCCACGAGGCTGGCCACGATCATCAGCTGGCCCGGGGTGTAGCCCAGCTTCTTGGCCGCCCCCTCGAGGTCGGCCTCGTCGGCGGCCTGGCGCCAGCGGTCGACCATGGTGGCCAGCACCTTGGTCGCGCCGGCGTTGGGCGGGAAGGCGTAGGTGGCGGGGAACAGGTAGCCCTCGGCGTTGCCCTTGGCGTAGGACGGGAGCCCGATGCCCTTGGCGTCCTTGACCGCCTTCTTGTACCTCGCCAACGGGATGTCGGTGGCCTTGGCGAGCCTGGGCAGGATGTCGGAGACCCGCAGCCCCTCGGGGATCGTCACCGAGGCCTGCACCAGGTTGGCCGGGTCGACGAGGACCTCGAGCGCGTCGGCGGCCGGGAGCTGCTTCTTGAGCTGGTAGAAGCCGACCTGGATGTCCTGGGCGTCCGCGTCGTCCTTGGCGGCTTCGCTGAAGGCGTCGACGCTCTTGACCACGCCCTGGGCCTTGAGGTGCCGGGCGATCTCGGTGGTGGTGTCGCCCTGCTTGACCTCGAACAGCACCGAACCGGTGCCGGGGCCGTCGTAGTCCGGCGGCGGGGCCATCAGCGCGTCGATCTTGTCCTTGCCGAAGGTGAAGGCGGCGACGGCACCGGCGACCACCAGCGCCGCGACCACGATCAGGACCAGGCACGACTTGAGGCTCCCGAGGCGGCGGTGCCGGCGCGGGGCGGGCTCGAGGTCGCTGAAGAACGACCGCCCCTCCTCCTCGGCGGTGAGGGGCGCGCCCTCCTGGGCGACCTCCTCGTGCGGCGGCTCGTCCTGGCCGAACAGGCTGAAGCCGTGCTCGTCGTCGCGGTCGCGCTCCAGGCTCATGCCACTCCCTGTCGTCGTCGGTCAGCCGGGAGGTCCGCCGACCAGCTCACCGGGCGGCGCTCCCGTCGCGCGCTCGGTGTCAAGTGCATTCTGCAGGATGACGACCGCAGCGGCCTGGTCGACGACGGCTCGCCGCTTCCTGCCGTGCTTCTTCCCGCGCCCCCCGTGCTCGCGCAGCTGGTGCGTGGCCGTGACGGTGCTCATCCGTTCGTCGCACAGCCGCACGCCCACGGTGCTCCCGGCGGCGCCGAGCGCCTGGACGAGCTGGTCGGCGTAGGCGCGGACCTTGGCGGCCGCGGGACCCTCCTGCCCCGACAGGGACCGGGGCAGCCCCACGACGACCTCGACGGCCTCGTGCTCGGCGACCAGGGCGACCAGGCGAGGCACGTCGTCCTCGCCGCGCGGCAGGGTCTCGACCGGGGTGGCGAGGAGGCCCGAGCGGTCGCTGGTCGCGACCCCGACCCGGACGTCACCGACGTCCACGCCGATCCGCGCGCCCTCCCGCACCCTCAGGCCCCGCCGGCCTCACGGACGCGGAGCACCTCGGCACGGACGTCGGCCAGCGCCTGCTCGACGCCCGAGGCGTCCGAGCCGCCGCCCTGCGCCACGTCGTCCTTGCCGCCGCCCCGACCGCCGATCGCGGGCGAGGCCGCGCGGACCAGCGCGTTGGCCGAGAAACCCGCCGCCCGCGCCCGGTCGTTGGTCGCCGCGACCACGGACACCTTG
This genomic window from Nocardioides marmoribigeumensis contains:
- the ruvX gene encoding Holliday junction resolvase RuvX, whose amino-acid sequence is MDVGDVRVGVATSDRSGLLATPVETLPRGEDDVPRLVALVAEHEAVEVVVGLPRSLSGQEGPAAAKVRAYADQLVQALGAAGSTVGVRLCDERMSTVTATHQLREHGGRGKKHGRKRRAVVDQAAAVVILQNALDTERATGAPPGELVGGPPG